A genomic segment from Luteolibacter ambystomatis encodes:
- the lpxK gene encoding tetraacyldisaccharide 4'-kinase yields MKEQLAELERWGSDVIFGRAKGFRATVMRMLMLMLSGVYRIIVQNRLRLYRKGWKQQHYLGTLVVSIGNLTVGGTGKTPVVELLARTLRDRGRTVSILSRGYKSKKLDEAQKWKRADGTPVPPELMPKVVSTGRAILLESKFAGDEPFMLASNLDGVSVVVDKDRVKGGRFAIRELLADTLLLDDGMQYLNLAHGIDIVLVDATAPFGTEALLPRGTLREPRSNLRRASYIFITKCDGSSNEALIARLRKYNRVAEIIECTHGPKYLQNLFTHERQSLAFLEGKYVAAISGIAVPENFERQVEKLGAKLEIRRRFSDHHRFSRKEITKFLTRCTERDMDLIITTEKDAVRFPRPAQIEVPLYFLRIEVQILKGHDVWERLIDRLCSPPATEGHVMRSRGSYPV; encoded by the coding sequence ATGAAGGAGCAGCTCGCCGAGCTCGAACGCTGGGGATCCGACGTCATCTTCGGGCGGGCCAAGGGCTTCCGCGCGACGGTGATGCGCATGCTCATGCTCATGCTCTCCGGCGTTTACCGGATCATCGTCCAGAACCGCCTGCGCCTGTATCGCAAGGGTTGGAAGCAACAGCACTACCTCGGCACGCTGGTGGTGAGCATCGGCAATCTCACCGTGGGCGGCACCGGCAAGACGCCGGTGGTCGAGCTCTTGGCGCGCACCCTGCGCGATCGCGGCCGCACCGTTTCGATCCTCAGCCGCGGCTACAAGAGCAAGAAGCTTGATGAGGCTCAGAAGTGGAAACGCGCCGATGGCACGCCCGTGCCGCCCGAACTGATGCCGAAGGTGGTCAGCACCGGCCGCGCGATCCTGTTGGAGTCGAAGTTCGCCGGAGACGAGCCGTTCATGCTGGCCTCGAACCTCGATGGAGTTTCCGTCGTCGTGGACAAGGATCGCGTCAAAGGCGGCCGCTTCGCCATCCGCGAACTGCTCGCGGACACGCTGCTGCTGGATGACGGCATGCAGTATCTCAACCTCGCGCACGGCATCGACATCGTGCTGGTGGACGCCACCGCGCCCTTCGGCACCGAGGCGCTGCTGCCGCGCGGCACCCTGCGGGAGCCACGGTCGAACCTGCGCCGCGCCAGCTATATCTTCATCACCAAGTGCGATGGCTCGTCCAATGAGGCGCTCATCGCACGATTGCGGAAATACAACCGTGTCGCGGAGATCATCGAGTGTACCCACGGCCCGAAGTATCTCCAGAATCTCTTCACCCACGAGCGGCAGTCCTTGGCATTCCTGGAGGGCAAATACGTCGCCGCGATCAGCGGCATCGCGGTGCCGGAGAACTTCGAGCGCCAGGTGGAGAAGCTCGGCGCGAAACTGGAGATCCGCCGCCGTTTCTCCGATCACCATCGTTTCTCGCGCAAGGAGATCACGAAGTTCCTGACCCGCTGCACCGAGCGGGACATGGATCTCATCATCACCACCGAGAAGGATGCCGTGCGTTTCCCGCGTCCGGCGCAGATCGAAGTGCCGCTGTATTTCCTGCGCATCGAGGTGCAGATCCTCAAGGGGCATGATGTGTGGGAGCGTCTCATCGACCGGCTGTGCAGCCCGCCTGCGACGGAGGGGCATGTGATGCGTTCCCGCGGGTCTTATCCGGTGTGA